A section of the Mycobacterium sp. 3519A genome encodes:
- a CDS encoding LpqN/LpqT family lipoprotein, with the protein MNEIARRWRLLAGGTAAGLAAVVGFAGTTASAEPVFPQPPLPMPATVTQTVTVAPNAATPQMLGQPAVAPATAAQVAAVPGGIEIPAVPAPPPVTITPAASGTLAEYFKSKNVAMEPQNSRDFKALNIVLPMPKGWSQVPDPNVPDAFAVIADRVGGNGLYSTNAQVKVYKLVGDFDPKEAISHGFVDSQVLPAWRATDGSLADFGGFPSSVIEGTYRENSMTLNTSRRNVIATVGPDKYLVSLAVTTSVDQVVAAADATDAIVNGFKVSLPGPPTPAPPQAPVPGLPQLSALSQPTGQTG; encoded by the coding sequence ATGAACGAGATCGCCCGCCGCTGGCGGCTTCTGGCAGGTGGCACGGCAGCCGGTTTAGCTGCTGTCGTCGGCTTCGCCGGAACTACCGCATCAGCAGAGCCGGTGTTCCCGCAACCGCCGTTGCCGATGCCCGCGACCGTCACCCAGACGGTCACCGTGGCGCCCAACGCCGCGACGCCCCAGATGCTCGGCCAGCCCGCTGTGGCGCCCGCCACAGCGGCACAGGTGGCGGCGGTGCCGGGCGGCATCGAGATTCCGGCCGTGCCCGCCCCGCCGCCCGTGACGATCACACCTGCCGCGTCGGGCACCCTCGCCGAGTACTTCAAGTCGAAGAACGTCGCGATGGAACCGCAGAACAGCCGCGACTTCAAGGCGCTCAACATCGTGCTGCCGATGCCGAAGGGCTGGTCGCAGGTCCCCGACCCGAATGTGCCCGACGCGTTCGCGGTGATCGCCGACCGCGTCGGCGGCAACGGGCTGTATTCGACCAACGCGCAGGTCAAGGTCTACAAGCTGGTCGGTGACTTCGACCCGAAGGAGGCCATCAGCCACGGCTTCGTCGACAGCCAGGTCCTGCCGGCGTGGCGGGCCACCGACGGTTCGCTCGCCGACTTCGGCGGATTCCCCTCATCTGTCATCGAAGGCACCTACCGCGAGAACTCGATGACGCTGAACACCTCGCGACGCAACGTCATCGCCACCGTGGGCCCCGACAAGTACCTCGTGTCGCTCGCCGTGACGACAAGCGTCGACCAGGTCGTCGCGGCGGCGGACGCCACCGACGCGATCGTGAACGGTTTCAAGGTGAGCCTCCCCGGGCCACCGACCCCGGCACCACCGCAAGCCCCCGTGCCGGGCCTGCCCCAGTTATCGGCGCTTTCGCAGCCGACGGGGCAAACGGGATAG
- a CDS encoding YqgE/AlgH family protein codes for MAHSEDPEDFVAPAAQRVRAGTLLLANTDLLEPTFRRSVIYIVEHNDGGTLGVVLNRPSETAVYNVLPQWAKLAAKPKTMFIGGPVKRDAALCLATLRVGMEANGTPGLRHVQGRMVMVDLDADPDAIAPVVEGVRIFAGYSGWTIGQLEGEIERDDWIVLSALPSDVLVEPRVDLWSRVLRRQPLPLSLLASHPIDVSRN; via the coding sequence GTGGCGCACTCAGAAGATCCCGAGGACTTCGTCGCTCCTGCGGCGCAGCGGGTGCGTGCGGGAACCTTGCTGTTGGCCAACACGGATCTGCTCGAACCGACGTTCCGCCGCAGCGTCATCTACATCGTCGAGCACAACGACGGCGGCACCCTCGGAGTCGTGCTGAACCGGCCCAGTGAAACCGCGGTGTACAACGTGCTGCCGCAATGGGCCAAGCTCGCCGCCAAGCCGAAGACCATGTTCATCGGCGGGCCGGTGAAGCGCGACGCGGCGCTGTGCCTGGCGACGCTGCGGGTCGGCATGGAAGCCAATGGGACGCCGGGGCTGCGGCATGTGCAGGGCCGGATGGTGATGGTCGACCTCGACGCGGATCCCGACGCGATCGCTCCGGTGGTCGAAGGGGTGCGGATCTTCGCGGGCTACTCAGGCTGGACGATCGGTCAACTCGAGGGCGAGATCGAGCGCGACGACTGGATTGTGCTGTCGGCGTTGCCATCTGACGTGCTGGTCGAACCGAGGGTGGATCTGTGGTCGCGGGTGCTGCGCCGTCAGCCGTTGCCGTTGTCGCTGCTGGCCAGCCACCCGATCGACGTCAGCCGCAACTGA
- a CDS encoding MFS transporter, with the protein MADTRPPIALWRSVRTLPEFWRLLELRAVSQAGDGLFQAGLAGGLLFNPERAASPWEIAAAFAVLYLPYSLLGPFAGALLDRWDRRVVLIAANLGRLLLVVGVGALLAAGAGDYAILFGALIVNGFTRFVSSGLSAALPDVVPREQVITMNAVATATGGVAAFGGALFMLVPRWLFGADDTGAATIIFIVAAPVAVALLLSVRFPPHILGPHESKRSIHGSVLYAVATGWLHGARTVLAVPTVTATLSGLAAHRMAIGINTLLVLVMVRQTNLGGVAGLGTAATFFAATAVGSFLATALTPSLVQRFGRYAAPNGALAFAAIVQLCGAGLQLPVMVLCGFLLGAAGQVVKLCADSAMQIDVDDALRGHVFTVQDSLFWMSFIAAIALAASVIPPDGRQPALVLAGVAVYLAGLAAHAGIARRGATPG; encoded by the coding sequence TTGGCCGACACCCGCCCTCCGATCGCGCTGTGGCGATCGGTGCGAACGCTGCCCGAGTTCTGGCGGCTGCTCGAACTGCGGGCCGTCAGCCAAGCCGGTGACGGTCTGTTCCAGGCGGGCCTGGCGGGCGGGCTGCTGTTCAATCCCGAACGGGCCGCGAGCCCGTGGGAGATCGCCGCCGCGTTCGCCGTTCTATACCTGCCGTACTCGCTGCTCGGCCCGTTCGCAGGCGCGCTGCTGGACCGCTGGGACCGCCGCGTGGTGCTGATCGCCGCGAATCTCGGCAGGCTGCTGCTCGTCGTCGGGGTCGGTGCGCTGCTGGCCGCGGGCGCCGGCGATTACGCGATTCTGTTCGGCGCGTTGATCGTCAACGGTTTCACCCGCTTCGTGTCGTCCGGGTTGTCCGCGGCGCTGCCCGACGTGGTGCCCCGCGAACAGGTGATCACGATGAACGCGGTGGCCACCGCCACCGGTGGCGTGGCCGCGTTCGGCGGCGCACTGTTCATGCTGGTGCCGCGCTGGCTGTTCGGCGCCGACGACACCGGCGCCGCCACAATCATTTTCATCGTCGCCGCGCCCGTCGCCGTGGCGTTGCTGCTGTCGGTGCGGTTCCCGCCGCACATCCTCGGACCGCACGAGAGCAAGCGGTCGATCCACGGGTCGGTGCTCTACGCGGTGGCCACCGGTTGGCTGCACGGCGCCCGCACGGTGCTCGCGGTGCCGACCGTGACGGCGACGCTGTCCGGGTTGGCCGCCCACCGGATGGCGATCGGCATCAACACGCTGCTGGTGCTGGTGATGGTGCGGCAGACCAACCTCGGCGGCGTGGCGGGGCTGGGCACCGCGGCGACGTTCTTCGCGGCCACCGCTGTCGGATCCTTTTTGGCGACCGCACTGACGCCGAGCCTGGTGCAACGCTTCGGCCGCTACGCCGCGCCGAACGGCGCGCTGGCCTTCGCCGCGATCGTCCAATTGTGCGGCGCAGGCTTACAACTTCCTGTGATGGTGCTGTGCGGTTTCCTGCTCGGCGCCGCCGGGCAGGTCGTGAAACTGTGCGCCGATTCCGCCATGCAGATCGACGTCGACGACGCGTTGCGCGGGCACGTGTTCACCGTGCAGGACTCGCTGTTCTGGATGTCGTTCATCGCCGCGATCGCGTTGGCGGCGAGCGTCATTCCGCCCGACGGCCGCCAGCCCGCGCTGGTGCTCGCCGGCGTGGCGGTGTACCTCGCAGGTCTGGCCGCGCATGCCGGCATTGCCCGGCGCGGCGCGACACCGGGTTAA